The Oryza brachyantha chromosome 6, ObraRS2, whole genome shotgun sequence region TATGATTATTCTATTGTTGTAAATCCATTTACATCTACTTTTGCTTAATGTTTCtggaaaattattttgtatttaggtTCTGAAATTTCTGATGGAAAGAAATAGCATCAATGCCCTTCATGGCCAAGTTACGGTTGGCACACTCATATTGCAGGTATGCAAGAATTGGATACCGTCTTCTATGTGAGTTGAATTGTTTGAGGAGATGAACCTGTAAagatgtttgtttttctttcttctcttaaGAATCAAAATAGTGGACCAATGGCCCTTTCTTTATCTGAGCTCCATTACTTCCCTTGTATGGGTGATTTGACATTCCTTGGTCGCAGGACTGTGCTGTTGGTCTTCTTTTTGCACTTCTTCCAATTTTGAGTGGCGCATCTGGTCTTCTTCAAGGTGTTGCATCAATGGCGAAGTCGTAAgtgtagtgttttttttttgccttaaaaccttttgcatatatttttatcagtaGAGTAATCTCTACATTAGATAAATTCTTGTTACATCAATGTCTAAATGATGCTATTTAATGTCAACACAAAAGCTTATGCCCTTATATCTTGATAAATGAAATCATATTGTCCTATGTATATTTGAACTTCCTATTGTCTGTGAAAGTTCTTCTAGGATATACTCAGATACTGGATTAAATTCTTATGACAACTTCTGACATTCCCAGGTTGGTGGTACTGATAACGTTCCTTGCCATTCTCTCTATCCTCTCCCGGACTGGTGTGCCCTGGTTTCTTAAGCTGATGATAAGTCTTTCATCTCAGGTGAATATTATTGAGGGACATACATGAGTGTTTATGTTGagcatttaatttaattttgctcGCAAACATCAAGTTATCCTATACTGACATTTCTGCATTTCATGCAGACAAATGAACTTTACCAGTTGGCAGCTGTTGCATTCTGCTTGTTATTCGCTTGGGTGAGTTTCTTTAACTGCTGCTATGTTATAGTATCTAATGCAGTATTGTGCAGTAAaatggaaaattatttttctttaagagtgaagtgtaccagtggtccctaaacttgcgtgcatgtgtcatctaggtctctaaactctcaaaatatgttcgggggtgtcatataggtccaaacgggctctgaCCTACTCTATccactgacgtggcatgccacggtggcgcctacgagaagggagagaaaagaataaggaggagggagacactgatatgtgggacccacatggccccaccaacacgtaggcgccaccgtggcatgccatgtcagcggatggagtaggccggagcccgtttggacctatatgacacacccggacaagttcggggacccaaaaatgcatttaaaGAGTTCAgtgacctagatgacacatgaaCACAAGTTTAAGAACCGCTAGTGTACTTCACTCTTTCTTTAAGCACTTGGCTACTGGGGTAGTGCAGAACTGCAGATAACTGTTACATGTATAACCCTGACCAAAAGTCGTGCTGTGCTCCAACTGAATCCAGTGCAGAACTGCAGATAGCTGTTACATGTACTAACCCTGACCAAAAGTCGTGCTCCAACTGAATCCTGTAAAgtatgatatatattaaatttattcgAGAACAAGCTGTAAAAGTAACAATTTTGTCAAACTCGATTTTTTAAGCTTATGCTATTCTAGATTGATTTATAGCATATATCATATTGAATGTGGAGTGCTGATTAGTGTTTTGCCTCCTATATCTTTTCCAAGTTTCTGCACTAATTTTGTAAGTCTGGCTCATTGGCTTTAAGCAACTCTTTCTTTACTGTCATGGTTCATGCATGTAGCTATGTTTATCCTTTGAGCAGTTTTAATCTATTTGGATACTATCTCTTCTATTAGtgtcttaaaatttttgtttactCATATGTGGCCTTCTTTCTGTGATGCAGTGCAGTGATAAGTTGGGCCTCAGTCTTGAGTTGGGTTCGTTTGCCGCTGGAGTAATGATATCAACGACTGATCTTGCACAACACACACTTGAACAAGTAATTCCTTGCTGTGTAGTTTGTCAGTCCTGTGACAATTCAAATGGCAATTtacattttcttgttttatgttttttttactacttTAGTCAAATTTGTAGCTAGACTCTTGTAGTTAGTAATACATTATATGTTCTCTTATTTCAGGTTTGTTGTTTCTGCAGATTGAACCTATTCGAAACTTCTTCGCTGCTCTTTTCCTTGCCAGCATTGGGATGCTAATTAATGTCCATTTTCTTTGGAACCATGTTGATATACTCCTTGCAGCTGTGATTTTGGTGATTACTGTAAAGACGTTTATTGTTGCTATTGTCGTTAAAGGGTTTGGCTATAGCAACAAAACATCTCTTCTTGTAAGTTTTTTAGTGTCTTTGAGTGTGCTCCCTTCTGCTCTTGCGCATACAGTGACGCTaacttcatattatttttcctgTAGGTTGGCATGTCTCTTGCACAAATAGGAGAATTTGCTTTTGTTCTTCTTAGCCGTGCTTCAAGCATCCATTTGATTGAGGTTatttctccctcttttttttttggtattccACCCTGTCTGTTAATGCTGTTTTATACTCACATTGTTACATGTATTTCTCAGTTCTAGCTAACTTCTGACTAATTCCACTCAAGCTTGCTTTAGTAGTAGTCAATAGTAAATGTTCTGTTCTGATACTTTATGTTGGCTTCAGGCTTGTGAGCACTAATGTGCATAGGGGTGGTAAACTGGTAATGGGCTATAAGACCCATGGGTCTTTTCACAAACCAACTCAgccttacatatttttagcttaaaactatataaaatttcaacccATCCCTTTTTGAAGCTAgaccttaaattttgtaggccAAAATGGAGGGATGGTACATGTACTTTCATTTTCATCTGacagttgatttgtttttcttcaggGCAAACTTTATCTGCTGCTTCTCGGGACCACTGCACTGAGTTTGGTATGCATCTATTCATGTTGTTTCCTCTATTGTCATTGTAAATATAGTACTCCTCTCTTTCATATTACAAGTCACTTTAGGTTTGGCCTAAGTTATTCAAGTTTGACcgagtttatataaaaatatagcaacattttCAACATAATAAATGTACTACAAAAATATTCAATAAATGTACTACAAAAAATATTCAGTGATGagtttaattaaactaatttcatGTTGTAGATGTTAGCATACAAGTTGGTCAAACTTGAAGATGTTTGAGTTACGACAAACCTAAAGTGACTTGTAATATGAAAGGGACCTAAAGTGACTTGTAATATGAAAGGGAGGGAGTACCTAGCAGACATTCAAATGAGTGGCATAGTCACCAGACCTATCTGTTTTGTCATTTGATTCAGCTGTAATATCCACCTTCGTGACATTGTTCTGGTCTTGATGTTTGGTTTACTTACCTCTTGTCTGCACCAATGCAGGTAACAACACCCCTTCTATTCAAAATGATCCCGGCAGTGGTTCACCTCGGTGTTCTCTTAAGATGGTTTTCTGTTGAGAGCAATCAGGTGGAGGTACACGTTCATATCAACTGAGTTCATCTATCGATTGTTTTACTCTGGAAAATCGGTTGTCAACCAATTCATCGgttcttcctttttcagttGGGCCTAAAAAGTGATGGCCTCCGCATCGATAGCGGCAAGCGCATAAATTTGATAGTCCAAGGCTCACATGACTCATGACATATTTTGGCACCACGCAAAGCTTACCTTTTTTAGTGTGGCTTACGCTAAAACAGCTCCTGTAAAGTGTTTTCTTCGCATGTACGAAAAGAGATTTGTACCATACATGCACGGCCGGGGGGGAGGATGTGGAACATTTGGAGCGGAGGCAAAAGAAATCAATCTCGTTTCGGTTGTCTTCTTGAGAGGGGTTGATCTGCGAGTGGTGCAAAtggcaaaaatataatttgccGGTTTTGGGAGTGGAGCAGAGCAGCATGGCATGCCCTGGGACCAACGGCGGTCTCGTGCTGCGTCTGCTCGATGAAGTGTAAAACCCCAGAAACGAGGGTTTTCTTTGTAACATAACAATGTATGCTGATTAATTGATTGGGTTAGCGAGATGGTAGGGGGTTTATTTTGGCTTGGTCGTTGCTATGCCATTGTATTATCTTTGTCAGGGTTTGTGTGCGCGTTTCTCGTCGCGAATTTTGTTGTGTACTGAATTTTTACCGTTAGCATCTAACCTTTGACCCTTTTTACTTAGAATATCGTTATGATACACGTCTttctgtagtttttttttgccctaTAGAAATAATTGAAACCCATTTTGCATCATTGTATTTGTATCTGTATTCAGTTTGACTAGTCTCACCTCACCGAGGGAGTACCTACTATCGTCACTGTGCGCGTTGCAGGCCTTCATGATGGTCAGCGTTATGTATGATTATACATAACATCATGTTCATAACAACGAAGTACTATATATCCCTGCGCACTAATCAGTGCATGTGACATCTTGGTCTCAATCAGTGCTTCTATGCttctaagagcaggtacaatagcatatAAGCTAGCTTCTTCATTTGTTCTTAAATGTCTTCATTTGttcttaaatgtttgatgccgttgatatttttttatatatgtttgactatttgttttatttaaatttcttttaccaaatatgtaaagctatatatatatacctaaaagtatatttaataataaataaaatgataaaaataattaataatatgtaaattttttatataagatgaatgattaaatatgtataaaaaagtcaatggtgtaACAGagatagtataaatatattttaagatgaatgatcaaacatatataaaaaagttaatgatgtCAAACATTAGGAACAGagatagtataaatatattttaagaggataagagatgagaaagaagaggagtaaactatatatttagttaGCGGCAGCATGTACTTCAAGACACACGGTGTGTATGACAAGTGGGacatagtagtatatgttttcaaGTGGGacatagtagtatatgttttatagataactattgtatgaattgactattagatcgactatagatgaattggagtcAGTAAttggttatactattgaacttgctctaacccTCGTGTAGCGAAAAGCAACTGAAAGTCACCATCCCAACAACATAATGTAGCTGCAGCCTCAGTAGGTCCATTATAAATTGTTTCGATCCCTCTTATTAGTACTCTACTACTTGGTTTTATTTACACTTCTATATCAAATTATATAGATAGAatcttaatgaaaaaaaatcgcgCCGCTCGACGCCAGCACGGTCTTCACCGTCCTCGCCACGCTCAGGGTCATGTCGGAGCCGGTGAGGATGCTGCCGGAGGTGATGACGATGGTGATCCAGTACAGGGTGTCGCTCGGCCGCATCGGGAGGTTCCTCGCCGAGGACGAGAtcaacgacggcgacgtgaTCAGAGCGCCGCCTTCAGATGATTCAAGAATCATCAACGTGCAAGATGGCAGCTTTAGCTGGAGTGGGAGCGCAGCTGAGCTGACGCTGAAGAATGTTCACCTCAGCATTCGGAGAGGGGAGAAGGTGGCAGTTTGTGGCCCAGTTGGATCAGGCAAATCATCACTCCTCTTTGCATTGCTTGGGGAGATACCTAGAACACCAGGATTGGTAagcgagttttttttaattttttttaacattcttAAAAAGGTATCTCAagatgctatattttttatataagaatttagtatctcgagatacaaTATACTTTAaaggacggtaaaaaaaccctgggtaagtgaaaagaaaataaaacatatatgaattttgagaagaaaaaaaaacattttcttaaaaaatgtgCATTGCTCAGGGAGATGCCTAGAACATTAAGAATGGtaaggtgttttttttaaaaaaaacaattagggTTTTACAAACTGATTGAATTATCATGTCCTTTATGTTTTGTGTCCAAATgaatataaaacttttcttaaaaaaaatgatggcgTCATCTACCCTATCCCAAtcatacaaaatcaaattcgatcttcatatatagaaaagaagggtttgtgttttcttattcaaaatcaAGTTTGACTTTACATTTTAATGGAGTGGCAAATGGCATTGTTATATTctaatttgttaattttggtCATAATTATTTGGGTTGCATGAAAAAGGGGGAATATCATTAAAAACTTGAAATATGATAGAAACACTAGACAATCCATAACAAACCACAACCTGCTGTTTCACCACGATGATCTGTTCATATGCAAAAAGATGACAAGACAAAACCATAATCAATTTTCAGGTCGAGCTGTACGGCACAGTGGCGTACGTTTCGCAGGACTCCTGGATACAGAGCGGCGCCGTCCGTGACAACATACTCTTCGGGAGGCCATACAACAAGGAGCAGTATGACAGGGCGATCAGAGCCTGCGCTCTGGACAAGGACATGAGATCAGCTTCGGCCATGGAGACCTCACCGAGATCGGGCAGCGAGGGCTCAACATGAGCGGCGGTCAGAAGCAGAGGATTCAGCTGGCGAGAGCGGTTTACAGCGACGCAGATGTGTTCCTCCTGGATGACCCCTTCAACGCCGTCGATGCACACACCGCCGCTGTTCTGTTCTACGTATGGAGAACCTGCATCCATGGATGCAAGCAAGCTGCTTCCTGATCATTTCTTTCTTTAGAGATGTCTAATCAGTGGGCAATGTTCTTGCAGGATTGTGTAATGGCAGCACTTGCAGAGAAGACTGTGGTCCTTGTGACTCACCAGGTTGAGTTCCTAACCGAGACCGATCGGATTATGGTAGGTTGATCGATCTTCAGAGCAAGAGCATCATTCATCCATGTCACAGATCCTTCGGTTGAGCGATCTGCCATTGCTTCAACAGGTCATGGAAGGTGGCCATGTCAGACAACAGGGGGTTTATTCAGAGCTAATGGAATCCGGGACAGCGTTTGAGAAGCTCGTCTCGGCTCACCAGTCATCGATCACAGAGCTGGATAGTTCAAGCCAGCAAGGCCAAGTCCAGGGGCAAGTTGTGCCTGATGATCACAGCAAATCGCAGGTTGCACTGCAGGACAGTGATGCTGAGGTGTCTGCAAGAGGCCCCTCTTCATCCCAGCTCACACAAGAGGAAGAGAAGGAGATTGGAGGCCTTGGTTGGAAGCCATACAGAGACTACATCGATGTGTCCAAGGGAGCTTGGCCCCTCTCTGTGATGTTCATTACTCAGCTGCTTTTCACATCGTTCCAGATGATGGCCACATTCTGGCTGGCTGTGGCTGTGCAGATGGAAGTCAGTAGTGCTCTTCTGGTAGGTGTGTATTCAGGGCTATCcatcttctgctgctgctttgcCTACTTCAGAACCCTCTCTGCAGCTAAGCTGGGGCTCAAGGCCTCCAAAGCATTCTTTACCGGTCTAATGGATTCTGTATTCAAGGCCCCTATGTCATTCTTTGACTCGACACCGGTTGGAGGAATCTTAACAAGGGTATGAGATTTCAAATTAAGATCATAAGAAGCAAATCTTTAACTTTTTCTCAATGAACAAGTAGTACAGCTCTAGGGGTAGCTAGTACCTGACGGCAGCATTTTTCGATACAGGCATCTTCAGATTTGAGCATCCTGGACTTTGACATACCTTACTCCATAGCTTACGTGGTTCTTGGTGCTAGTGAGATCATCACAATGTACCTTCCCAACTCAGAGCTGATGTCTGGTTTAAAAACTAGGTGGCCACAGCTAGAGAGCTAGCAAGAATCAATGGAACAACAAAGGCACCAGTCATGAACTATGCAACAGAATCAATCCTTGGTGTGGTGACCATCAGGGCTTTTGAAGCAACAGACAGGTTCATCCATAATAACCTGCAACTCATAGACACCGACGCGACAATGTTCTTCCACACGGTTGCTGCACATGAGTGGGTCCTAATAAGAGTAGAGGCACTGCAATGCCTGACAATACTAACAGCAGCACTGCTTCTTGTTTTGGCTCCTCCAGGAGCTGTCTCACCAGGTATGTAAATAGatatttgctccggtccaacaaaaagtatctcgagataccggtatcttATAGtactaaattgttttttaccattagatctagctgttttttatcattagatctagctgagaAGACATGACAGACATTGTTAGATTTAATAaccagaaacgatttggtaccgtgagtTATTGGTACCGTGCAAATCTCATGTAAATAAGCCATTAAACCGTGCATACTCCTCTTATAATGGTATCTTCAGATATGCTGAACCCTTCCAATATGGACATTTCCAGGCTTTGCGGGTCTGAGCCTCTCCTTTGCTTTGTCACTGACGACGCTTCAGGTTTTCCTGACAAGGTTCTATTCCTACATGGAAAACTACATCATTTCAGTTGAGAGAATAAATCAGTACATGCACCTTCCATCAGAGCCTCCAGCCATTGAACCAGAGAATAGGCCTCCAAGTTCATGGCCACAGGAGGGGCAAATCGACCTGCAAGATCTCAAGGTAAAActgtgtaaattaatttgttttcaacAGAGGTTCACTGGaagttgaaagaaaaaaaaaaaaagaaagttacAGTAAAACTTACACCTATGAGCAGGTCAAATACCGGCCAAACATGCCCCTTGTCCTCAAAGGAATCACCTGCACATTTGCTGCTGGAAACAAAATTGGAGTTGTAGGGAGAACTGGGAGTGGGAAATCAACACTCATCAGCTCGTTGTTTCGTCTCGTTGATCCTGCAGGTGGGAGGATACTGATTGATAAGCTGGACATCTGCACTATTGGTCTCAGTGATCTAAGAACTAAACTGAGCATCATCCCCCAAGAACCTACACTTTTCAGAGGAACTGTGCGCAATAACCTGGACCCTCTTGGTCTGCATTCAGATGAAGAGATATGGGAGGTAAGTGAAATTACAGTAGTTTACGAAATGcgataaaaaagaaatcttgTGCAGCAGCAGGGGCAGAGACAGGAGTAGGGCAGCTAGGGCTGCAGCCCTACTCCTGATCATAAATAtgcattgaaattttattttaaaattttaaaaactagaaaataaagacaaaattatataaattcaactaATTGAGCCCTATGTATGAAAAAATTCCGGCTCCGCTACTATGCAGCACTACGGTTTCTAATAGAAtcagtttaaacaaatattatagaaACATAAGCAATAGAAGAACTTGAGCTCAATCATGATCCTGAACTTAACCAGATTGGTGTCCATATTATAGACCAAAATGGTTTTTCATGAATTTGATTAGACTGTCATTGCACATTTCAGGCCTTGGAGAGATGTCAGCTACAGGAAGCTATTCGCAGCACACCTGCTCTTCTTGATACAGTAGGTATGTGACGTGAATTCTAGAGGTAAAGGAGTTAACCATATGTATAGGATATTTAGAGAAACTCAAGACAGTTTGTTCCATTGGCCTGCTGTAGTGAGCGATGATGGCAGCAACTGGAGCGTTGGTCAGCGCCAGCTCTTCTGTCTTGGCAGAGTTCTCCTCCGGAGGAACAGAATTCTTGTGCTGGATGAAGCAACGGCATCCATCGACTCTGCAACTGATGCAGAGGTTCAT contains the following coding sequences:
- the LOC102715591 gene encoding LOW QUALITY PROTEIN: ABC transporter C family member 8-like (The sequence of the model RefSeq protein was modified relative to this genomic sequence to represent the inferred CDS: inserted 3 bases in 2 codons; deleted 2 bases in 1 codon; substituted 1 base at 1 genomic stop codon), with product IAPLDASTVFTVLATLRVMSEPVRMLPEVMTMVIQYRVSLGRIGRFLAEDEINDGDVIRAPPSDDSRIINVQDGSFSWSGSAAELTLKNVHLSIRRGEKVAVCGPVGSGKSSLLFALLGEIPRTPGLVELYGTVAYVSQDSWIQSGAVRDNILFGRPYNKEQYDRAIRACALDKDMRSFGHGDLTEIGQRGLNMSGGQKQRIQLARAVYSDADVFLLDDPFNAVDAHTAAVLFYDCVMAALAEKTVVLVTHQVEFLTETDRIMVMEGGHVRQQGVYSELMESGTAFEKLVSAHQSSITELDSSSQQGQVQGQVVPDDHSKSQVALQDSDAEVSARGPSSSQLTQEEEKEIGGLGWKPYRDYIDVSKGAWPLSVMFITQLLFTSFQMMATFWLAVAVQMEVSSALLVGVYSGLSIFCCCFAYFRTLSAAKLGLKASKAFFTGLMDSVFKAPMSFFDSTPVGGILTRASSDLSILDFDIPYSIAYVVLGASEIITMYLPNSELMSXFKNXVATARELARINGTTKAPVMNYATESILGVVTIRAFEATDRFIHNNLQLIDTDATMFFHTVAAHEWVLIRVEALQCLTILTAALLLVLAPPGAVSPGFAGLSLSFALSLTTLQVFLTRFYSYMENYIISVERINQYMHLPSEPPAIEPENRPPSSWPQEGQIDLQDLKVKYRPNMPLVLKGITCTFAAGNKIGVVGRTGSGKSTLISSLFRLVDPAGGRILIDKLDICTIGLSDLRTKLSIIPQEPTLFRGTVRNNLDPLGLHSDEEIWEALERCQLQEAIRSTPALLDTVVSDDGSNWSVGQRQLFCLGRVLLRRNRILVLDEATASIDSATDXQRFIRQQFSSCTVVTIAHRVPTVTDSDKVMVLSYGELMEYEDKQSAFAKLVAEYWANPKRNIS